CCCCAGCCTATCGAAGAAGAGAGCAGAACAGATTACGTCCTGACACTTTTGAGGGGCAGTGTCGGAATAGTGCCGCTCGATTCGATCGGACCAAATCTGAGTGCGTGGACGAAAATAGTGGAGGAAGGTTCACCAGAGTACAGCCCATGGAGCGGGATGAAGCTCCCGATAAAACATGTTTTTTATATCATCAAAGAGAATCGTTCCTACGACCAGGTGTTGGGTGATCTCGGACGAGGCAACGGAGACTCGAGCTTAACGATTTTCGGTCGTGCGGTAACTCCAAATGTCCACAAAATCGCGACCGACTTCGTGACACTCGATAATTTCTTCGCAGACGGGGAGATGAGCGTGCTCGGACACAGCTTCACGACGAGCGGCTACGCGAGCCCTTTTCTCGAGTGGCTCGGAAACGCGGAGTACAGCCACAAGTACAAGGGATATCCTTTCGGGACCGTCCCCGTGGTCTATTCCAGGGCATATATCTGGGACGCACTCGAGGCCGCTCATCTCGATTACAGGATCTATGGAGAACCGTACTATATAATGACGGCCGCTTATAAAGTCATCCGAACATTCTTCGGTGACACCGGCGAGATTGCGAAGAAGTTCTACGCGAACAGCATGGACCTCGCATCGAAGGTCGATAGGGGGGCTGAGTTCAGCCAATTCGTCGAATCGTTCTACGGGAAAGCATCGACAGTTTCAGCCACTTTTTCGTTGCTTGGCGATACTACGTTCACAAACGGCATTTCACGAGTACTTACCGGCGACCTGACGCTATCGGGGGCAATAAATTCTGACACGTCTTTCAAGAGAGCGTTCGCCGAGTTCGTGTACCATTATCCTCTGAACTATTATACCTGGGATCTCTGGTATTCCGACCTGCGTCGGTTTGAGTCATGGAAAACGGATTTCGACGCACAAGTGAAATCGGGTTCGGTCGTCCCATTCGAATACATCTGGCTCCCCAATGATCATACAGGCGGAACAGATCCGAACTATCAGGCTCCGTACCAGCTTGTGGCACAGAACGACATTGCACTTGGTTTAATTTTGAATACAATTTCGAATAGTCCAATCTGGAGGAGCAGTCTGATACTTGTCGAGGAGGACGACGCGCAAAACGGACCTGACCATGTCGACGCTACAAGGACGGAGGCGCTCGCGGCCGGTCCGTATGTGAAGCGTAGTGCGGTCGTGGATGATCGGTATGACCAGCTTAGTATGCTAAGGACCGTCGAACTCATCCTCGGGCTGGATCCTCTCAACTTTGAGGACGCGATGGCAGTGCCTATGTTCGGGATCTTCAGCAACGCGTCGGACACTACCCGATACAATCCAGCCCCACCGTCCGGATACCTGTCCGAATCGGACAGATTTATTTTCAACAGGATTTCTAACGGGATGAAGGACAAAAAATGAAAAGTGGACATGCTATTACACCGAATGAGCTTGCGGCAATGATCGATCACACGCTGCTCAAACCCGAAGCCACGTCGGGAGAAATTGAAGCTCTCTGCAAAGAGGCGATGGAATATGGATTCAAAAGCGTCTGCATCAATCCCGGGTACGTATTCCTTGCTAGAAACCTGCTCAAGGGATCTCGCGTCAAAGTTTGTACGGTCGTTGGATTTCCGCTCGGAGCAATCACGGCAAAGTCGAAAGTTTTTGAGACCGATGATGCAATTGCCAATGGCGCACAGGAAATAGATATGGTGATCAATATCGGGAGACTGAAGTCCGGCGATCATAAAATGGTGCGGGAGGACATCCGAGGAGTCGTCGTAACCGCCCAGTCGAAGTCCGTAATTGTCAAGGTAATAATCGAGGCATGCCTTCTGACGGATCCTGAGAAGGAGAAAGCGTGCATGCTCGCGAAAGAGGCCGGAGCAGACTTCGTCAAAACATCGACGGGTTTCAGTAAGAGCGGTGCAACGCCGGAAGATGTCGCTCTCATGAGGAGAGTCGTCGGCAATTCGGTTGGAGTGAAGGCGGCTGGTGGCATCAGGTCTTACGATGACGCAATTCGAATGATAGAAAGCGGCGCCAACCGCATCGGGGCGAGCGCGGGAATCAAGATCATCACAGAGGCACGACAAAGGTCGACTTGAAGCAGGAAGTCCAGCTGTTCCGAGCGGGCGACTTCTCGCTCTTAATGCTCAAATCAGTGATCGAATTCAGGTTTTGTTCTTACATACCAAAGCAACCTTCCAATTTTTTGTAGATTAATTCATCACGGTACGTTGAGATAATCATCGGGTCGTATTTCCGCTGAAATGTGATCGGATAGCCGTATTTAGAAGTCCGGTTGGAAATCGTCGTTGATGAACTCTACATCAACCGACGTCATCTCATGAACCGCATCCTGTCATCGTTTCTCCCTTGCGTAACTGTCGGTGAAACAGCGCGTTAATCCACAAGATTTTCTTGCCAACCTGCCAATTACGGAACGGAGATTGATGAATAGGGTATGAAGGTTATCAAGGATGACAAGAAGACAAACTCTCGTTAATCAATTACTCAAGCTGTTTCGTCCGTCGAAACGTCTTTCAGACTTTTTTATTCACTCGAACCGAATTCGCATCGAGTCAGAATTTGGAGTGACTGAAATTAAAAACTTGATTGCAGCTAAAACTCAGGAGGTTTGAAATGGTTGCCATATTTGTGGTCGCGACGATAATAGTTTTCATGATTATCGATTATTTCGTACAGCGTAGTGAGAAGCGCGCCGCGGCCACGGCTCCCGCCGCACCCGCCCACTCAAAAGCTCGGTTCGTGATCCCGAAAGGATATTTCTTTGGAAAGGGTCACACTTGGGTGGAAGTAATGTCTAACGGCATGGCGCGTGTCGGTGTCGACGACTTTGTTCAGAGAATAGTCGGAAAAGTCGAGAGCGTCAGTGCGGTTCCTGTGGGGACGGCCGTGCACGCAGGCGACAAGCTCTTTACGGTGAGTCAAGGGAAGAACATATTGTCTTTCCGCGCCCCAATATCCGGCAAGCTCGCGGCATTCAACGAAGACCTCTCCACTCTCCCGCGCCTTGTGAACGATGAGGGTTATAATGGCGGTTGGGTCGCCGTAATCCAACCCACGGATCTGAGCGGAGAAATAAGGAATCTTCCAATTGGAGACGAGGCCGCACGCTGGCTAAAGGAAGAGATAAGAAAGTTCCGCAATTTTATCACCGCACAGATAGCTCCTTCAACTGCGGCTACAATGGTGGACGGAGGGACTCCAGTCGAAGGTGCCCTGCAGCACGTTGCGCCGTCAGTGTGGGAGAAATTTGAAAATGATTTCCTGGCCTAGTTGATCCACAAACGAATTGTTGATCGCCTGTTAAGAGGTGCGAAAGGAGAACTTAGATGTCCAGAAAAGTCGGAATACTCGTCGATACAACGCAATGTATTGGATGCCTGGCATGTGAAGACGCCTGTGCTGACAAGTGGGGCTTTCCGCACACAGACGTGCACGAGCTATCGTGCGTGAAAAATACTGTCGTCCAACAATATGGAGATGTCAATGTGCCGAAGTTATGTATGCACTGCGAGAATCCAGCTTGTGCTTCCGTTTGTCCGGTCGGCGCGCTTCACAAGACCGCGGATGGACCGGTCGTATATGACGAAGAAAAGTGCATCGGGTGCAGGTATTGCATGCAGGCTTGCCCGTTTCAGATCCCGAAGTACCAGTGGAACAAGCCGAATCCGAAAGTGACAAAATGCACGATGTGTTATGATCGTATCGAGCAGGGAAAACAGCCGGCGTGCGTGGAAGTGTGCCCTGTCCAGGCACGTGTTTTTGGCTATCGCGATGAACTTCTCGAAACGGCTCATAAGAAACTTAATGACAATCCAAAGACATACGTCCAGCACGTGTTCGGAGAAACAGAAGTCGGCGGCACTTCGACCATGTATCTGGCCGGAATGGATTTTGCCAATCTCGGTTTCAGAACAGATCTTCCGAAGACTGCACTTCCGCAATACACGTGGAACATTATGTCAAAGATTCCTGACTACGTTATGTGGGGCGGTACTTTGATGACTGGATTCTGGTGGCTGACAAATAGAAAGAAAAAAGTTGCCGAGTACGAAGAGAAGCAGCGGCTGGAAAACGACCGGGAAAACTCGACAGACATTGAACGATAAAACTTTGGAGAATTTCAAAATGAGACATAGAAGATTTCCTGCGTTAATCAAGGACTGGTTCAGGAAAATGACATTCTGGAAAACCGTTTTCGTCCTCCTGGTGATGGTGGGATTGTGGTCCACGGTTGTGCGGTTTGTATTCGGTCTTGGCGCCTCTACCAACCTTAGCGACAAGTTCCCATGGGGACTCTGGATAGGGTTCGACGTTCTTTGCGGCGTCGGTCTCGCCGCCGGTGGATTCGTCGTTGCCGCGTCGGTTTATATATTCCACCTGGATGAATTCAAGCCCCTGATCAAGCCCGCGGTGCTTACTGCCTTCCTGGGATATGTCCTGGTCGTATTCGCCCTGATGTTTGATCTCGGACGGCCATGGAACATCTGGCATCCTCTAGTTATGTGGAACCCGCACTCGGTAATGTTCGAGGTAGCCTGGTGCGTGATGTTGTATTCAACTGTGCTGGCACTCGAATTCAGCCCGATGGTATTTGAAAGATTTCACATGCACAGGGCCAACAAGGCAGTACACACGGTGATCGTCCCGCTCGTCATATTGGGCGTCATGCTTTCTACGCTCCACCAGTCCTCTCTCGGATCGCTTTTCCTGATCTCGCCGGAAAAAATGTATCCGCTCTGGTATTCCGGCAATCTTCCGTTTCTATTCTTTCTATCAGCGCTCGCTGTGGGCCCGGCAATGGTCACCGTCGAATCGTTTCTAAGCTCTCGCGCGTTCGGAAGGGAAA
The Candidatus Kryptoniota bacterium DNA segment above includes these coding regions:
- the hybB gene encoding Ni/Fe-hydrogenase cytochrome b subunit — protein: MRHRRFPALIKDWFRKMTFWKTVFVLLVMVGLWSTVVRFVFGLGASTNLSDKFPWGLWIGFDVLCGVGLAAGGFVVAASVYIFHLDEFKPLIKPAVLTAFLGYVLVVFALMFDLGRPWNIWHPLVMWNPHSVMFEVAWCVMLYSTVLALEFSPMVFERFHMHRANKAVHTVIVPLVILGVMLSTLHQSSLGSLFLISPEKMYPLWYSGNLPFLFFLSALAVGPAMVTVESFLSSRAFGREIELSVLSKLGKVTAVALSVYFVLKIEDIVNYNLYPYLFTFNIESSLYWIELLLGVIAPIVLLVQDRIRASKKGLFYSAILVVTGFVLNRMDVSITSLERHYGVNYFPSVIEISITIMIVALGFGAFALAVKNLAVFPVGKPAPSASHAEAYEVVVVENGIEPARRSPEFGMEVK
- a CDS encoding 4Fe-4S dicluster domain-containing protein, translated to MSRKVGILVDTTQCIGCLACEDACADKWGFPHTDVHELSCVKNTVVQQYGDVNVPKLCMHCENPACASVCPVGALHKTADGPVVYDEEKCIGCRYCMQACPFQIPKYQWNKPNPKVTKCTMCYDRIEQGKQPACVEVCPVQARVFGYRDELLETAHKKLNDNPKTYVQHVFGETEVGGTSTMYLAGMDFANLGFRTDLPKTALPQYTWNIMSKIPDYVMWGGTLMTGFWWLTNRKKKVAEYEEKQRLENDRENSTDIER
- the deoC gene encoding deoxyribose-phosphate aldolase; protein product: MTPNELAAMIDHTLLKPEATSGEIEALCKEAMEYGFKSVCINPGYVFLARNLLKGSRVKVCTVVGFPLGAITAKSKVFETDDAIANGAQEIDMVINIGRLKSGDHKMVREDIRGVVVTAQSKSVIVKVIIEACLLTDPEKEKACMLAKEAGADFVKTSTGFSKSGATPEDVALMRRVVGNSVGVKAAGGIRSYDDAIRMIESGANRIGASAGIKIITEARQRST